Genomic DNA from Hordeum vulgare subsp. vulgare chromosome 2H, MorexV3_pseudomolecules_assembly, whole genome shotgun sequence:
ACTAAGCAGCATCATCCACAGCCGCGGGGCACTGACGAAAACGTCGAGATCAAGTTCGTTAGCGCCCAAAATTAAGCCGAAACTTTACAATTCGCTGACGAAgacagcacacacacactcaccagCACCAGGATCATGTACAGCTCGAGCGCGAACTCCAGGAAGCACGCGACGGCGCCCACCGCGTAGTAGAGCCGGGCCGCCAGCGTCGGCGCCAGGACGGCCTCCCTCGCCATAACACGGCTCATGTTGATCTGGCAGAGCACCCAGATCGTCAGGAAGTAGTTATTGCGGACCAAGGAGCGGAAGCAGGCGCAGGCGCAGTCGTCTGGCGTCATGGGGACAGCCGACGCCGTGAACAGCAGCAGCGCGGCCATCACGGGAACCGCCATCTTGACGATCATGGTCTCCAGATTGCGGCCTTCAAAGTTGAGATGATAAGAAACAAGAAGACGGTCAGATCTTGGTGGCATGACAGCGAAATAGCAGAGCGAGATCACAAAGGCGGAACTGTGCGAGTTGCCACTACccccgaacaacaacaacaacaacaagaaaagccCAAGAAACCCCCAAGTGAGCAATCGCCATGGAAAATCAGAGGAACACGGAGAAAAAGAAACCAAGGACTAACCACCAGAAGTCCAGAATAGTAATAGGCAGAACTAACCACCGAGAGGAAAAACCTAGGACGATTAATCAAGAGGGATGGATCGTAGATGCAATCATACCATCCATCTCTCTAGCACCGCTCGTTTCCCTGACCACGGAGAGTTTTGGAGATATTGGCGTGGCGGGGCTCTGGATGAAACAGCGATGGAGCTCTCTGAAACGAAAGTGCCATGGGGTTGGCGTCTACTTTATATGCAGCATACGGGCGAGGGTGAGGAGGAGGGACGCGGTCGTGGCTTGGTCTCCACATTGGTCAAGATGGTACATGGTCAGGTGGCAGCATTTTCAGTCTGGATGGAGGCAGCAGACGCAGCTTTTTCAGTCTGGATGGAGCTCAACTGCCACCTTTTTCTTTTCACGTTTCTTCGTTTGAAAAACTTACCACTCATGCGCAATTCTCTTACCTGGTTTTGCTTTTACAGGCGACGAATCGCGATAGTCCAAATGAACACGAAACTCACACCctgatttgaaatattttgaacaAACGGTACGAACAAAAGGGAGCTTTGGCGCCAAACCGCCGGTGTAACGGAAAACGGTATGAGACGTCGCGCGCACGGACATCTCTAATCCATTTTACACAGCGAGGCAGAGCCGGTTTTGGGAATCTTCTACAAGGTTTTCTGAACTTGGTCTCTGTTTCTTTTACCAATTTTTCGGTTTGTTATAGggtttttccttctttttttcacTTTCCCCGTTTCTTTGTTAATTTTTTTTTCgttgttttgtttctttttcctttttatttttcaaaacaaTTTGTGTTTtgaaaattgttcaaaaatcagaaaaatatcatcTCTTTTGGAAAATTTAAAAAGTATTTTGGAATTTAAAATACTCATTTTTTCTAATTTTGTgctttttctttaaaaaatactCATTTTTTCTAATTTTGTTCATAAATTTAAAAAGTATTTTGGAATTTAAAAAATATCATCTCTTTCAAAACCTGTTCGGAATGTAAAAAAATGCTCTTTTGAAAAACATTCGGGATTTCAAAATTCATTCAcctttttgaaaaaatatattttattaaaAATATTTGTAATCTTAAAAAGAATCACGTTTACAACTCTTTTCTTATTTTTCGCAAAACCAGGCAAGCCCACCAACAAGTCATTTCTTTTTTATTCCAATTCTAAATTATCATCAACTTTGAAGAATGTTGGAGTTTTTTTAGAtagaaatcagaaaaaaaatattGTCTCGGCCAACATGTTGAAACACGTGGAGTATGACCGTTTAAAGGTCTCTCCATGAGTGTCCAGTTGGCCGGTTACTGCacctgaatatgatgatgaagcgAATGCCTCTATGAATGACAACTTTTATGTCACCTTGTGGGGGCGGTAACGGAGGTGGGGATGGATGAGGATGAGCTAGGATCTATTTATGATCTCTACGCCTCATGCCGAAAATCTAAATTCAccaaaggcaaaaaaaagtaaaaaaaacgcGGAAAACGCAAAAATATCAAAATCTTCCATTGTTTCCCAATGAATGACATGTTCATGAACAACATAGGTCTTGGCAACTTGGCTAAACATCTGAATATTGCACAACAATTTTTGGATCATAAGTTGGAGTTCATGGCTATTTCCGAAATGGGGAGACGTGATTTCTGAGTGAGTGTCCTAGTCCACTTGTGTGGCGGTATGGACTTTACTTGGCATTCTATTTCCCTGCGCGGTAGGTCGGGCGGCATCTTGCTTGACGTTAAATCCGAGTCCATGGAGGTGTTAACTTCTTTGGATGGTGAATTTCATATTAAATTCAACATCCGTAATAAAGTTGATAACTTTCTTTGGAGCTTGGTGGCTGTGTACGGTGCTGCTCAGGAAGCTCATAAGGCTACCTTCCTCCGTGAATTGGTCAATTTGGCTAATAATAACCCACATCTATTCTAATAGGTGGAGATTTTAATATGCTAAGGTTCCCTCATGAGAAAAGTAAAGGGAGGTTTGATAATCATTGTCCTTTTTTTATTCAATGTTGTCACCGACAACTTGGATTTAAGAGAGGTACACATGACGGGTAGGCAATTCACTTGGGAGAATAGCCTTCCCGATCCAACATACGAAAAACTGGACCGGATACCGATGAGTACCGATTGGGAGGATAAATACCCGTTGGTAACAGTACGCGCTCTAGAACATATTGATGCATTAGCTGACCATGCCCCCATCACTCTATCTACTGGTACATCGGGTGGTTGGAACATGATGGGTTTGATGAGCTAGTTAAAAAGGTTTGGTAAAAACCGGTCTATGGTGATTCGCCTATTCGAAGATGGAATAATAAAATGCGTAATCTACGCATCTATCTTCGAGGTTGGGCACGACACACAACTGGTATTCTTAAAAAAGAAAAAGCGCGCATGTGCTCCATCATTGACGAGCTTGATCGAGAGGCAGAAGTGCGTGTTCTATCACCGCAGGAGATTGAGCTTAAAGGCCAATCTAACGTGAAAATAGCACGTATGCTGCGTGAGGAAGAACTCAAATGGTACCATAGATCTAAGGCACTAGATTTGCTGAAAGGGGACTCGAATACGCGATATTTCCATAATGTCGCAAATGGCAGATATAGGAAAAAGCGTATTCATTCCCTTAATGAGGAGGAAGGTCAGATCGAAGGACAAGAGCAACTCAAGGCATATATTACTAAATATTATAAAGGTCTGTTCGGTGCTCCACAAGAAGGAAATATTTCAATGGATGAGTCACGAATAGGGGATATCCCCCAAGTATCCGTTGAGAAGAACTTATTTCTAAATGCTCCCTTCACTAAAGAGGAGATAAAAAAGGCGGTCTTCCAAATGGAACATAATAAGGCATCAGACCCAGATGGCTGCCCTGCTAAGTTTTACCACCATTTCTGGGAAGTCATTAAGCCGGATCTTCTAGATTTACTCGGATGCTTGCATACCGGACAACTAGAATTGTTCCGCCTAAACTTTGGGAAGATCATTTTGTTACCAAAAATTTTAGAGGCAGGAAGGATTCAAAAATATAGACCTATCTGTCTTCTAAATGTTAGTTTCAAAATCTTTACAAAAGTGGCAACCATTAGACTAAATTTGGTGGCTGATCATGTGGTTAAACCTACACAGACTGCTTTTATGAAAGGTAGGAATATCCTGGATGGGGTCGTTGTTCTACACGAAACGGTACATGAGATGCATACTAAAAACCTTAATGGTGTAATTTCCAAGATAGACTTTGAAAAAGCCTACGATAAGGTCAACTGGTCGTTCCTACAACAAACTATGAGAATGAAGGGGTTCTCAAAAGAGTGGTGTGCCTTGATCCAGAGTTTTGTTTCTAGAGGTAGCGTCGCAGTAAAAGTCAATGATGACATACGACGGTACTTCAAAACAAAAAAGGGGTTAAGACAAGGAGACTCCATATCTCCCATACTATTTAACTTAGTGACGGATATGTTAGCAATCATGATTGaccgggctaaacaagattgtcaGATTGAGGGAGTGGTCCCACATCTAGTGGATGGAGGACTATCAATCCTTCAATACGCAGATGATATGATTCTAGTTATGAAACACAACTTAGATAAAGCAGTGAATCTGAAACTAATATTGTCAGCTTTCGAGCAATTATCTTGGCTGAAAATTAACTTCCACAAAAGCGAATTGTTTTGCTTCGACGAGGCCTAGGATGCAGCTGCTCAATATGCCGAGTTATTCGGATGCGAGTAAGGGCAATTTACTATTAAGTATTTGGGTATTCCAATACATTATATGAGATTAACTAATGTGGAATGGAAGCACGTTGAAGAACGTCTGCAAAAAAGACTCGCAAGTTGGAAAGGAAAACTACTATCCGGGGGGAAGACTGGTGCTCATAAATTTAGAACTAACTAATATGGTACCGTATATGATATCTTTCTTTCAGTTACCCAAAGGAGTCTTATATAGATTGGATTACTTCCGATCGAGCTTTTTTTGGCAAGGGGATAGTGAGGAAAAGAAATATCGACTCACTAAATGGAATGTCGTTTGTCGACCAAAATACGAGGGAGGACTGGGTATTCATGACCTAGAGGTTCAGAACTCAACCCTCTTGGATAAGTGGTTCTTCAAGCTACTTACGGAGGATGGTGTCTGGCAAACACTCCTTAGACGAAAATACGTCGGCACGAAACCGTTATCATAGGTCATCTGGAAACCTGGGGATTCACATTTTTGAGCCGGACTAATGGCGACTAAGAAATATTTCTTTCGCTTTGGTGTATATAAGGTTAAGGATGGATCGGAAATATGATTCTGGGAGGATAAGTGGTTAGGGCATACCACCCTCCGTGAACAGTATTCGACCTTATACGATATCGTGCGCCATAAAGGTGCTACACTTGCGTTTGTTATGCAAGTTTCACCACCGGACGTGACATTCACACGAGACTTAATCGGTACGAGGCTGCAATCCTGGAATACCTTGTTAGGCCTCCTAGCATCGGTGCAGCTGTCACAAGGTACTAATGAGTTTTGTTGGAATCTATGTAAGAATGGTAAATTCTCGATGGTTCCATGTATAGGACGATGGTACAATCCGATATCCCAGTCGATAATAACAAAAAAATCTGGTAGATGAAGGTACCATTGAAATTAAAGATTTTTGTGTGGTACCTTCGCAAACTTGTCATTTTAACTAAAGATAACATCTTCAAACGCAAATGGCATGGAAGCACGAAGTGTGTATTTTTCATCAAAAAGAGACAATAAAACACTTATTCTTTGACTGCAAGTTCGCACGTTCTATCTGGTCGGCTATCCAAATGGCTTTCAACTTGTATCCACCCACTTTCGTTGCCAATGTTTTTGGCAGTTGGTTAAATGGGATTCATACTAAGTTTAGAACCATCCTTCGGGTAGGAGCGCTTGTCGTTATATGGTCGCTTTGGCTGAGTAGAAATGATAAGGTTTTCAATGATAAAAATTACTCTCGCTTGCAGGTTCTATTCcgatgcacaggtatttttcgttCGTGATCCACGTTACAACGGCCCGAGTTTCGGGACCTTTTTATGGTGGCTTCTGGACGACCGGAGAAGGTGGCGAGGGATATTTTTATCCCACATGGGTGGCAGCGTGATCCCCGGATTGGGCCGCCATAGGCAACGATGATTTACGTCTACATGATCGTATTACGTTTGTTGCCATTTTCGGTTACCGTTTCTTTTGGACTATGGCTGTTTGCATCTTAGCTATGCAGAGGCTGGGTGTAATGCTTAAACCTTTTTAAGTAATAAACCCTTTTATCAAAAAAAAGGCAAGCCCACCAACCACTACCATCATCGAAACTGTCCGTCGACGAAGAAGCACCGAGATCCGTCGCTGCATGGTTTTACAACAATTCAACAAAGCTTACTAAATGCTCGAGGCATTGTTCTGATGCATAACCTGAGCTTTACTGGCCTCTAGTTCTTTATCCTTTAACTTAACGTGCGCTACACATTTACTTACTTGGCATGTACATGTCTGCTCTCTGATCCTGAGATAACATTATTTTCTCTTGCCCTGTTATGCGCCCTTTTAGTTAAACAAAACATTCACTCAGGCAAACATCACTAAATTTGGTATGCTAGCAGAAATAACCTTTAGCAAATCCTCTAAATTTTCAAAGATGTGCTTGTGTATTTGTTCAATCAACAATCAAGAATATAACTTACCCTCTCTGTAACTAAATATTTGTAGTTGGAGAGAACCCTAGCATGTAGTATCCTGAAAACAATTTCCTACTGGAATGAGCATCCGTAGCTAACTATGCAACTCTATACAAACTTTACTGAACATGCATGTGACAGGTTTCCATTTGTGCCGACCTGCAAGGATTAAATATCATGAACCTGATTCATATTGCATATAGACCCTCCCCTAacattatctactttgctgctacATATATACGCCAATCATGATATTCTTCCTCTGTTATGGTCAGAATTACAATCTGATTACTAACCCCCTAATTTATAGTTCATAATCTGACATGAGCATGATCCCACAATAATCGGTTTTGTAACTGCTACTGTTATAGCATGATAAAATGGACAGCTTCTAACTATTTTCTCACACACTGGTATAGATTACAGTATGacccacatgatcaaacattcaTTCCTGCACTACCTTTGTACTTCTGAACCCCCATCCTTTATCAAACTTATAGTTCTTCTTGCCTATCTGCATCTAGATTATTTCATGGTGACCTTTAAATTCATAGAGCAGCTTTTTCTCTAACATAGGAATTTGATAAGAACAGAGACTAACCCTGAACAAATCGATGATTAACTTACCTGAAGCTAAATCCTATTATTAACCAAGCATGAAGAACACTATAGCAGTCAGGCAGTCAGTCTGAGATTACTTTGAATAAATACCGAAACCGATCACGATCACAGAGAGTTAACGAGCGGAGAAGATCACATCCCCATCAACATGAACCAAAGAAAAGATCACATCCCCACAACAAGTTTTTCATGAAACATTCCATAGAGAAAAGTTTTTCACGAAACATCAGGTACTGATCGACACATTAATCATGTCCCCCAAGTGAAGCCAAATCCTTACTGAGTTCAGATAGTAGATAGAGAACCAACAATATACTCATAGCACATCATCCAACAATAGACAGAAGATAGTAACATAACAGTAAACTGCCATATGCAAGGGCAAGTCTGGCCCTTGTTCAGGTTCCAAGATGCTCAATCATCGTAGATCCGCAGCTAATCAAAGACGGGGCGCTGGCAAACAGACAATGAACAGGGTAAAGCCTTCCCTCAAACAATGCCCGAGATCAAACGAACACAGCACAAGAAGTGAATTACCTGCACCATGTTGTAGACGGTCATGGCGAAGCTCACAACACTGGCGATCCCGGCGATGATCAGGCCCCAGTAGCTCGTATACCCGGCGCTCATGGAGGCGTAGTTCATGTAGTAGAGGACCCCGAGCAGCCACAGGAAGAGGGCCAGGATCCACTGGCTCACGGGAGACGGGAGCAGCGACGGGGCGGGCTCCTCCGACAGCGCGATGGCAAGCAGCACCTGCAGCTGGACGATGACGAACGCGAAGTAGCAGCAGGTGATCAGGGCTTCGAAGGCCGGGATGTAGCCGGTGGCCAGGGCCGGCGACCGAAGCCGAAGCAAAGACATCCACATCGTCACGAAAAGCAGCATGTACAGCAGGTAGTGCGTCTCCACGTCGATCTTGGGCGGCTGCAGAGCACGGGAAGGAACAAAGACTGAGACAGATCGAACGCAAGAACCAGCAAGAGAAGAGAGGCTGGATTGGATTGGGCGTTTTGCTTACCCTGGCatactccccctcctcctcctcctttgctCCGGCGGCGCCCAAGTTGCGGCCTTCAAAGTTGAGACAAGACGAGATGTGGGTCAAATCTTGGCAGCAAATAGCAGAGCAAAGAAACGAGAAGATGAAATCTTGGTAAAAAAAAAGACAAGGTAACAGCAGAGCCAGTTAAACTGCTAGAGATTAGTTGAACAAATAACATCAGGAAGACTGTTTGAAACGCTAGCCAGAGCAAAAATATCTCAAAAAAAAGAGACAACGTTGCTCCGCCAAGAGGAAGATGGAGAGAAAGAGATACAGAAATGCAAGAAGATTGATCCGGGAATCAGAAATCCTGGGCACAATTTTTCACCAAAATAAATGATACATGCACAACAAGCTACCAACAGGAAAGCAACTACTCTAATCAAGAGGATGCATACCAGGCATCTCACTAGCGCTAGCCTTTCTTTTCCCTAATCACGGAGAGTTTTGGAGATAGATACTGATGTGATGAGGCTCTACGGAGGAACAGCCATAGAATCGGGCAGTTGGCGTCTAGTTATAGTATGCAGCGTACAggtgaggatgaggaggagatacGCGGTCTCCACATCGGTCAAGGACAGGTGGCAATATTTTCAGTCGGGGGGGCAGCACCAGACAGTGCCTTCTTCGTTTCAGAGATCGTACTTCTTGCCGttgctctcttttttcttttctctactTTCTTTACGGGACGGTAAAATCGACTGCCTGTTCTTTGTTCCCCCTgattttacttttactttcacaTGATGATCCCGCTTCCTTGCTAACGTCATCACCACTCGCAAATGGACACCATCGTTTCTCTTTAACGTACTGATTTTGAATTCGTTTGAATAGTACAACAGACGATAGGAACGAAAGAGAGTATCTTTGCCCTTGGAGGGAAACCTCCAGCCTCCAGGCCCAGTGGAGCGCAGAGGCATATAGTATCGGTGTGCCGCTGGATGCTAATGGTTCAGAGATCACAAGGTACGAACTCAAATTTTGAGCGGGACAATAATTCGATAAAACTACCGATAGAAATAGGGAATTGCATTGTGGGTCATTGTTGTTGTGCATGTACACTTTACTCAAACGAGTACTAAATTGATCTTGTGGCTAtactagttttttttttttttttcaaatGAGGCAAAAGAGTTGTCCTTTGATTAGTTAAGGAGAAGGAATTTAAGTCAAAAGCCACAAAGTGGTCAAACAGAACAATGACTCGCAAGCCAATACATCACCCACATCTAAGCCCGCTCTTCCATTTTGTGAACAATGATCATAGTTGGGGTAGCACCGTTCTGAAAGACCGTAGTATTTCGCTCCTTCCACACTTCCTAGGATGTAAGCATCACGAGGGAGGTTATTGGTTTCCGATTTAGAGGTCTTTTTAGGGTGATGTCGGTCCATCAAACCTTTCACCGCAACCTTGTTCGACCACTCACTCGTCATGATGTCACCAAGGCCAATCCACGCCTTCACTGCATTCCAAACCGAAATTGTGTAACGGCATCAAAAAAGAAGGTGGGCCAACGTTTCTTGAACTTGACTACCAAGAGGGCACAAGCTGCATTCAGGCCAGCCCATACGATGAAGTCTACCTGTAGTCCAAactctattgttaatgatcaaccAAGCGACACCAGCTTCGATGGGTGGTGGGTTCTCGGGGTCCAGATCACACCAACATAGCGATTCTTGCCCGTTTCTACTCTGGTGCTCCCCCCTGAACTGAACGCGGAGGGTAGAAACACAAGGACGGCTGAGATGATCCAATAACCCTTCTGAAAGAGGACAAGATCGTCTTTTTAGCGCGTGCGTACAGCCCGGACAAGCCATGAACGAGCTCGTACAACCCAGATGGTTTGTATGCAGACTGTATACTCGTATTCATATACGCGTGCGTTTCATTTTCGCGTGGACGTATCGTGGTCGTGGGGTAGCACGTGTTGACCGAAAGTGCCAAAAAATGTCCCATTCTATAAGAGGAGGGGAACCACCTCCGGGCGCATCGCCTGAaagaacaattgctccctagggtagttttgataattgaccacaacatatgcatcattggactaatatgtttttcaagtatatttcagaaaagttcaaaagatgctctggtttatgtggagatgccccttgatgcaagaaaggaataatattggctcaagcttcaagctagaagactcttcattttctattttgtgagaaatcacatttgagtacacaggaaagccaatactattaaaaggggtgaggtagtaaaatgaactgattgctcaagtaCTCAAAGTTAGCCATCaatatactcagtcatttttctcaCAAAACCATtttgtcaaattccacatacacaaattcggtgtcaccaactttcctatttctgacccaccgagtttgacctcagacagaaaccctagccactgccaccaaatcggtgcaaccgaatcaatattggtgctaccaagtttggggaaccaactttcgggtgcctcgatacacaaaatcggaatttttgagtttgagtattggtgccaccgagtttggccatctgaccattagccaccttttcggtgccatcgagtttcatatatcggtctcaccaagattcaaaaagttcacacctttgtgctaatcggtaccaccgagttttcaacttcggtgtcaccgagtttgccactttgtgtgtaatcgttggattttggttgcttcctatatataccccttcacccacctctcactcgtgggagaatcactcataacacacacttcatatccagatccattCTCTTAGAGAgaatcacctactcatgtgttgagaccaagatattccactcaattcatttgaatcttgatctctagcctccccaaactgctttccaccaaatcaacctctcctacccatcaatattctgtgagagaatgattttgtgttgaggagactatctttagaagcacaagagcaaggagttcatagttctacccagtctattaccttttgaagggtggtgcctcctagattggttaggtctcgcttgggagcctcctacttcgtgttgtggagttgaaccaagatgtttgtaagggcaaggagatcgcctacttcgcgaAGATCTattgtgagtaaggctagtcctccgtggacggaagccgtggtggaatagacaaggccgcttctttgtggaccctccgtgggtggagccctccgtggactctcgcaaccattaccctccgtgagttgaagtctccactaacatggacgtacggtagcgccacctatcggaatcatgccaaaaatcgttgtgtcaacctcatgcgtttgatctcgctACCTTACTCATTTatgttacacttgcatgttttactttccgctgctacactcttagaaatgcatgtgtagggtgtacttgacttgctataactaccatagctgcctctcaactaaaattgggaaaaggcaaaaaatttatcttgtcaagtagtctaatcacccccctctagacatactttcgatcctacatcgCCCCCACCATTTCCTCCCAATATTGCCTTCCTCGTTGCGTCATCTCGCTCCCCCCCACCGCGTCATCTCAAAGCGCTCTCCCCCACCGCATCTTCTCGCTCTCCCGCACCACATCGTCTTCCTCACCTCCATGTCCTATCTCTATCCAATGGAGGATGGTCGTCGCGCTACCACCGTTTTGGTTAGGGATGTGTTGGAAAAGCAGGGTACGGTGAGCTtcgaagatgcagtgaaggatgtTGTCGGCGTCCAGGGTGGTGCGGTCGAGGCCGTAACCGTTGTCGCTGCTACGGATCTGGAGAAGGAGGTGCCTGAGCAGGAGGTGACGCCGTCGAGCGGCGTTGTGCATCCACGTGCGCATGCTGGCGACGAGGATGTGGTTCAATTTCCTTGTTAGTTCTAATATTTAGAATGTAGGGTTATATATGTTGGTTTGGTTGTCATTCCTAGGGTAGTACACATGGTTAGATTAGTTGGCTTTCTAGATGGGGTTTTCTAGATGGCTGTTTCTAGATGGGGTTTTCTGGATGGTTTTTTTATTAGGTTTTCCGCCTTAGGTTTTTCCTATTACATCCGTGCGGAAATG
This window encodes:
- the LOC123429761 gene encoding uncharacterized protein LOC123429761, which encodes MDGRNLETMIVKMAVPVMAALLLFTASAVPMTPDDCACACFRSLVRNNYFLTIWVLCQINMSRVMAREAVLAPTLAARLYYAVGAVACFLEFALELYMILVLCPAAVDDAA
- the LOC123429762 gene encoding uncharacterized protein LOC123429762, with protein sequence MPGRNLGAAGAKEEEEGEYARPPKIDVETHYLLYMLLFVTMWMSLLRLRSPALATGYIPAFEALITCCYFAFVIVQLQVLLAIALSEEPAPSLLPSPVSQWILALFLWLLGVLYYMNYASMSAGYTSYWGLIIAGIASVVSFAMTVYNMVQRPVFD